The following are encoded together in the Elusimicrobiota bacterium genome:
- the uvrB gene encoding excinuclease ABC subunit UvrB, giving the protein MSPFRLKSQFTPAGDQPQAIAQLIRRVKEGAPAQVLLGVTGSGKTFTAANLIQALDRPALVISPNKVLAAQLYAEFKAFFPENAVEYFISYYDYYQPEAYIPSTDTYIEKDSSINDRIDRLRLKATSSLLARRDVIVVASVSCIYNIGSPEHFRGQSVPLEAGYKTSRSDLIQSLVNIHYERNETEFTRGKFRVKGSVVDIFPAYMETAVRVELGDEAVASLTEFDPLTGAKLKRLEREWIYPAKHFVTEAEERARAIEFISREMKEQVEHFKSRGKLLEAQRLEQRTRYDMEMLREMGFCHGIENYSRHLSGREPGERPYCLIDYFPKDYLLLVDESHVTVPQIRGMHEGDRARKQTLVDFGFRLPSALDNRPLKFDEFESLASQALYISATPGPYELKKAKGEVVEQIIRPTGLVDPEVVIRPTEGQLGDLMVRVRERAERKERTLVTTLTKRTAEDLSSYLAGKGLRVRYLHSDIESLERIQILQELRQGKFDVLVGINLLREGLDLPEVSLVAILGADHEGFLRSETTLIQISGRAARNVGGQVVLYADERTGSMDRALSEMNRRRKKQLEHNRAHKIQPRTIVKAVQELEEFQTSAKREGLSLLRETSRALTPKDVPILAEELETQMRQAADNLDFELAAALRDQLLELRGMAAVRRKNK; this is encoded by the coding sequence ATGTCCCCATTCCGGCTCAAATCCCAGTTCACCCCCGCCGGAGACCAGCCCCAAGCCATCGCGCAGCTCATCCGGCGCGTCAAGGAAGGCGCTCCGGCCCAGGTCCTGCTGGGGGTGACGGGCTCGGGCAAAACCTTCACCGCGGCCAATCTGATCCAGGCCTTGGACCGGCCGGCCTTGGTCATTTCCCCCAACAAGGTCCTGGCCGCCCAGCTCTACGCCGAGTTCAAGGCCTTTTTCCCGGAGAACGCCGTTGAATACTTCATCTCCTATTACGACTATTACCAGCCGGAGGCCTACATCCCCTCGACCGACACCTACATCGAGAAGGACTCCTCCATCAACGACCGCATAGACAGGCTCCGGCTCAAGGCCACGAGCTCGCTTCTCGCCCGCCGGGACGTGATCGTGGTGGCCTCGGTCTCCTGCATCTACAACATCGGCTCCCCCGAGCATTTCCGCGGCCAGAGCGTGCCCCTCGAGGCGGGCTATAAGACCTCACGATCGGACCTCATCCAGAGCCTGGTCAACATCCATTACGAGCGCAACGAGACGGAGTTCACCCGGGGCAAATTCCGGGTCAAGGGCTCGGTGGTGGACATCTTCCCGGCCTACATGGAGACCGCGGTCCGAGTGGAGCTGGGCGACGAGGCGGTGGCCTCCCTCACCGAGTTCGACCCCCTGACCGGGGCCAAGCTCAAGAGGCTCGAGCGCGAGTGGATTTACCCGGCCAAGCACTTCGTCACGGAGGCCGAAGAAAGGGCTCGAGCCATCGAGTTCATCTCGCGGGAGATGAAGGAGCAAGTGGAGCATTTTAAGTCCCGCGGCAAGCTCCTGGAGGCCCAGCGCCTGGAGCAGAGAACGCGCTACGACATGGAGATGCTGCGCGAGATGGGCTTCTGCCACGGCATCGAGAACTACTCCCGGCATCTCTCGGGCCGCGAGCCGGGGGAGCGGCCTTACTGCTTGATCGACTACTTCCCCAAGGACTACCTCCTTCTGGTGGACGAGTCCCACGTCACCGTCCCCCAGATTCGCGGGATGCACGAGGGCGACCGCGCGCGCAAGCAGACCTTGGTGGACTTCGGCTTCCGCCTGCCCTCGGCCCTTGATAACAGACCTCTTAAATTCGATGAGTTCGAGTCCCTGGCGAGCCAGGCCTTGTACATCTCCGCCACACCCGGCCCCTACGAGCTCAAGAAGGCCAAGGGAGAGGTGGTCGAGCAAATCATCCGCCCGACCGGCCTGGTGGACCCCGAGGTCGTCATCCGGCCCACCGAAGGCCAGCTGGGCGACCTGATGGTCCGCGTCCGGGAGAGGGCCGAGAGAAAAGAGCGCACCTTGGTCACCACCTTGACCAAGCGCACGGCCGAGGATTTAAGCTCCTATTTGGCCGGCAAGGGCCTGCGCGTGCGCTACCTGCACTCCGACATCGAGTCCCTGGAGCGCATCCAAATCCTCCAGGAGCTCCGGCAGGGCAAATTCGACGTCTTGGTCGGCATCAACCTCCTGCGCGAGGGCCTGGACCTGCCCGAGGTCTCCTTGGTGGCCATCCTCGGGGCCGACCACGAGGGCTTCCTGCGCTCAGAGACCACCTTGATCCAGATCTCGGGCCGCGCGGCCCGCAACGTGGGCGGGCAGGTGGTCCTGTACGCCGACGAGCGCACCGGCTCCATGGACAGGGCCCTCTCCGAGATGAACCGCCGCCGCAAGAAACAGCTCGAGCACAACCGCGCGCACAAGATACAGCCCCGGACCATAGTCAAGGCCGTCCAGGAGCTCGAGGAGTTCCAGACTTCGGCCAAGCGCGAGGGCCTCTCCCTCCTGCGCGAGACCTCGCGGGCCCTCACTCCCAAAGACGTGCCCATCCTGGCCGAGGAGCTGGAGACCCAGATGAGACAGGCCGCCGACAACCTTGACTTCGAGCTCGCCGCCGCTTTGCGCGACCAGCTGTTGGAACTGCGCGGCATGGCCGCGGTTCGGCGCAAGAATAAATGA
- a CDS encoding aldo/keto reductase translates to MKLNSLGRSAVKVSALALGTMNFGADWHGVGALDEREARNLLDMALDFGVNLIDTADIYGRGASESTLGRILGPRRSRVLLATKVLGEMRPGDPSSGGLSRRRILEALEESLARLRTDYVDLYMPHAWDLEVPIEESLEAFEILRRQGKVRVLGCSNFSGPQLGRCLAPAAERGWARFEFDQVQYSLASRFIEEDLLPACLENEVGILAWSPLGGGLLSGKYHGGPRPEGRRRDPDAAFPRLAEGRLEGLVAVLKQVARLETLTPAQAALGWLMSRPGVASAVVGARTSKQLKENLQARPLSAQSLAFLEKASRLCSAH, encoded by the coding sequence ATGAAGCTCAATTCCCTAGGCCGCAGTGCCGTCAAAGTCAGCGCCTTGGCGCTGGGCACCATGAATTTCGGGGCGGACTGGCACGGGGTCGGGGCCCTGGACGAGAGGGAGGCTCGAAACCTCCTGGATATGGCGCTGGACTTCGGGGTCAACCTCATCGACACCGCCGACATCTACGGCCGGGGAGCTTCCGAGTCCACGCTGGGGCGCATTTTGGGTCCGCGCCGCTCCCGCGTGCTCCTGGCCACGAAGGTGCTGGGGGAGATGCGGCCGGGGGACCCGTCCTCGGGAGGGCTGTCTCGGCGGCGCATCCTCGAGGCCCTCGAGGAGAGCCTGGCTCGGCTGAGGACCGACTACGTGGATTTGTACATGCCCCACGCTTGGGACCTGGAGGTCCCTATAGAGGAAAGCCTCGAGGCTTTCGAGATATTGCGCAGGCAGGGCAAGGTCCGGGTCCTGGGCTGCTCGAATTTTTCGGGCCCTCAACTCGGGCGATGCCTGGCCCCGGCGGCGGAGCGGGGCTGGGCGCGCTTCGAATTCGACCAGGTCCAGTACAGCCTGGCCAGCCGCTTTATCGAGGAGGACTTGCTCCCCGCGTGCCTTGAAAACGAGGTTGGAATTCTGGCCTGGAGCCCTTTGGGAGGCGGCCTTTTGAGCGGGAAATACCACGGCGGCCCGCGCCCCGAAGGGCGCCGGCGCGACCCGGACGCGGCCTTTCCCAGGCTCGCGGAAGGGCGGCTGGAGGGACTGGTCGCGGTCTTGAAGCAAGTGGCCCGGCTCGAGACCCTGACCCCGGCCCAGGCGGCCCTGGGCTGGCTTATGTCCCGCCCGGGGGTCGCCTCGGCGGTGGTCGGCGCGCGCACCTCCAAGCAGCTGAAGGAAAATCTTCAAGCCCGGCCTTTGAGCGCCCAATCTCTCGCTTTTTTGGAGAAGGCTTCCCGCCTATGTTCCGCTCATTAA
- a CDS encoding MFS transporter produces MFRSLSHRNFRLFFFGQTISLCGSWMQQTAQSWLIYRLTKDPMMLGLSAFAGQFPVFLFGFYAGSVVDQADHVKLLRWTQFLAMVQASVLAVLVWLGRIQVWHVFTLAFCQGLVNAFDMPARQVLIGELVPSEHRHNAIALNSTITNAMRILGPALAGLIIGSMGEGPCFALNAASFITVIAALHFITDIAQKRAAAPKSVMEEIRSGLAYAAGHRSIKILLLLLILFSLAGLPIYVLLPVFAEDVLRSGAKGLGILSSASGLGATCGALILARRPNAKGLGEVITKSLVLFGVALGGLALSNKMWLSCFFLWLIGWAAIKILAGVNTLLQDLSSDFFRGRIMSFYAMIFIGLSPLGSFLVGGLASSAGVTRVVLAQGLLCVLLGAWNLQRLPELLRRPPGPHAPEPPPLPIS; encoded by the coding sequence ATGTTCCGCTCATTAAGCCACCGGAATTTCCGCCTCTTCTTCTTCGGGCAGACCATATCTTTGTGCGGCTCCTGGATGCAGCAGACGGCCCAGTCCTGGCTCATCTACCGCCTGACCAAGGATCCCATGATGCTGGGGCTGAGCGCCTTCGCGGGGCAATTCCCGGTGTTTCTCTTCGGCTTCTACGCTGGCTCCGTGGTGGACCAGGCGGACCACGTGAAGCTCCTGCGCTGGACGCAATTCTTGGCCATGGTCCAGGCCTCGGTCCTGGCCGTTCTGGTGTGGCTGGGGCGCATCCAGGTTTGGCACGTGTTTACCCTGGCTTTTTGCCAGGGCCTCGTCAACGCCTTCGACATGCCCGCCCGGCAGGTCCTGATCGGGGAGCTCGTGCCGAGCGAGCATCGCCACAACGCCATCGCCTTGAACTCCACCATCACCAACGCCATGCGGATTTTGGGCCCGGCCTTGGCCGGGCTCATCATCGGCTCCATGGGGGAGGGGCCGTGCTTCGCCCTCAACGCGGCGAGCTTCATCACGGTGATCGCGGCCCTTCATTTCATCACCGACATCGCCCAGAAAAGGGCGGCGGCGCCCAAATCCGTCATGGAGGAGATCCGAAGCGGCCTGGCGTACGCCGCGGGCCACAGGTCCATCAAGATTCTTTTGCTCCTGCTCATCCTCTTCAGCCTGGCCGGGCTCCCCATCTACGTCCTGCTCCCGGTTTTCGCCGAGGACGTTTTGCGCTCGGGGGCCAAGGGCTTGGGGATATTGTCGTCGGCCTCGGGGCTCGGGGCCACCTGCGGCGCCCTCATTCTGGCGCGCCGGCCCAACGCCAAGGGCCTGGGCGAGGTCATCACCAAAAGCCTGGTCCTCTTCGGCGTGGCCTTGGGCGGGCTCGCTCTCTCGAATAAGATGTGGCTGTCCTGCTTCTTCCTGTGGCTGATAGGCTGGGCCGCCATCAAGATATTGGCCGGGGTCAACACCTTGCTCCAGGATCTCTCCAGCGATTTTTTCCGCGGCCGCATCATGAGCTTCTACGCCATGATCTTCATCGGGCTTTCGCCCCTGGGGAGCTTTCTCGTCGGGGGGCTGGCTTCCTCGGCGGGAGTCACCCGGGTGGTTCTGGCCCAGGGCCTGCTCTGCGTCCTGCTCGGGGCCTGGAACCTTCAGCGCCTCCCGGAGCTCCTGCGCCGGCCCCCCGGCCCCCACGCCCCCGAGCCCCCGCCTTTGCCGATCAGCTAG